One genomic window of Gossypium hirsutum isolate 1008001.06 chromosome D11, Gossypium_hirsutum_v2.1, whole genome shotgun sequence includes the following:
- the LOC107922808 gene encoding rRNA-processing protein FCF1 homolog, producing the protein MGKAKKTPKFAGMKKIVTQKAIKHYKDQVLNPNKKDLSKDKLPRNVPNVSSALFFTHNTSLGPPYRVLVDTNFINFSIQNKLDLEKGMMDCLYAKCTPCITDCVMAELEKLGQKYRVALRIAKDPRFERLPCVHQGTYADDCIVERVTQHKCFIVATCDRDLKRRIRKVPGVPIMYITQHKYSIERLPEATIGGAPRF; encoded by the exons ATGGGAAAAGCAAAAAAGACCCCCAAATTTGCTGGCATGAAGAAAATAGTCACTCAAAAAGCTATTAAACA TTACAAGGACCAAGTTTTGAACCCTAACAAGAAGGACCTCAGCAAGGACAAACTCCCCAGAAACGT GCCGAACGTTTCTTCAGCTCTTTTCTTTACACACAACACCTCCTTGGGACCGCCTTATCGTGTTTTGGTTGATACCAACTTCATCAATTTCTCCATCCAGAACAAA TTGGATCTGGAGAAGGGAATGATGGACTGCTTATATGCAAAAT GCACTCCTTGCATCACAGATTGTGTGATGGCTGAGCTTGAAAAATTGGGCCAAAAGTACCGTGTAGCTTTGAG GATTGCTAAGGATCCTCGTTTTGAAAGATTGCCATGTGTCCATCAAGGAACCTATGCTGATGACTGTATTGTtgagagagttacacag CACAAATGCTTCATTGTTGCTACATGTGATCGGGACTTGAAGAGAAGGATTCGTAAA GTTCCTGGTGTGCCAATTATGTATATCACTCAGCACAAGTACTCAATTGAACGACTTCCTGAAGCAACCATTGGTGGAG CTCCAAGATTTTGA
- the LOC107911572 gene encoding delta(8)-fatty-acid desaturase 2 yields MEGKKKYITAEELKKHNKPGDLWISIQGKVYNVSDWAKEHPGGEIPLLNLAGQDVTDAFIAYHPGTAWKYLDKLFTGYYLQDFQVSDVSKDYRRLVTEFSKMGMFETKGHVTFCSLASVAVMFAIVLYGILRCDSVWAHLGAAMVLGMLWIQSTYVGHDSGHYQVMSSRGYNRLAQIITGNCLTGISIAWWKWTHNAHHIACNSLDYDPDLQHIPFFAVSSRFFNSLTSCFYGRKLNFDPLARFLISYQHLTFYPVMCVARVNLYLQTLLLLFSNRKVPDRAFNIMGILVFWTWFPLLLSYLPNWPERFMFVLTSFAVTSIQHIQFCLNHFSANVYVGPPNGNDWFEKQTSGTLDIACSSWMDWFFGGLQFQLEHHLFPRLPRCQLRKVSPVVKDLCKKHNLPYRSLSFWDANVSTIKTLRTAAMQARDVSNTAPKNLLWEAVNTHG; encoded by the coding sequence ATGGAGGGTAAGAAGAAGTACATTACCGCCGAGGAGCTGAAAAAACACAACAAACCAGGAGATTTGTGGATCTCAATCCAGGGTAAAGTTTACAATGTTTCGGATTGGGCTAAGGAGCATCCTGGTGGGGAAATCCCGCTTCTGAATCTGGCTGGCCAAGATGTTACCGATGCCTTTATAGCTTATCACCCTGGAACCGCTTGGAAATATCTTGATAAGTTGTTCACTGGGTATTATCTCCAAGATTTTCAGGTCTCGGATGTGTCCAAGGATTACAGAAGGCTTGTCACGGAGTTTTCCAAAATGGGTATGTTCGAAACGAAAGGGCATGTGACTTTTTGTTCATTAGCATCTGTAGCTGTCATGTTTGCCATTGTTCTTTACGGTATCTTGAGATGCGATAGCGTGTGGGCTCATCTGGGTGCAGCCATGGTGTTGGGAATGCTTTGGATACAAAGTACATACGTCGGTCATGATTCTGGACATTACCAGGTAATGAGTAGCCGTGGTTACAACAGACTCGCTCAGATAATCACTGGGAATTGTTTAACCGGTATCAGCATTGCCTGGTGGAAATGGACTCACAATGCGCACCACATTGCCTGCAATAGCCTGGATTATGACCCTGACCTCCAGCATATCCCCTTTTTTGCAGTCTCTTCACGTTTTTTCAATTCATTAACGTCTTGCTTTTACGGAAGGAAGTTGAATTTTGACCCTCTTGCAAGGTTTCTCATCAGTTACCAGCATTTGACGTTTTATCCTGTTATGTGTGTGGCAAGGGTGAACTTGTATTTACAGACATTACTGCTATTGTTCTCAAACCGGAAAGTCCCAGATAGAGCATTTAACATAATGGGGATCCTTGTGTTCTGGACTTGGTTCCCTCTCCTGCTTTCCTATCTACCCAATTGGCCAGAAAGGTTCATGTTTGTTCTAACAAGCTTCGCTGTTACATCCATTCAACATATCCAGTTCTGTTTGAACCATTTCTCAGCAAATGTATATGTTGGACCTCCAAACGGCAACGACTGGTTCGAGAAGCAGACCAGCGGGACATTGGACATAGCGTGTTCATCTTGGATGGATTGGTTCTTTGGTGGTTTGCAGTTCCAGTTAGAGCACCATTTGTTCCCCAGGTTGCCCCGATGCCAATTAAGGAAGGTATCTCCGGTGGTGAAGGATCTTTGCAAGAAACATAATCTACCTTACAGAAGTCTGTCTTTTTGGGATGCCAATGTATCAACGATAAAGACACTGAGAACTGCTGCAATGCAGGCCAGGGACGTAAGCAACACAGCTCCAAAGAATTTGCTGTGGGAAGCTGTTAATACACATGGCTGA
- the LOC107911570 gene encoding uncharacterized protein isoform X2 — translation MRMYMGSLESPISLKRAGSRNERNPFLSRTRSRFSRFLLFNKLDYIQWICTVVVFLFFVVFFQMFLPGSVMDKSPDSLDDKDLVFRELGYLKEMGGLDFGEDITLEPCKLLQKFQSQNKQLNLESSSALNRSQHRFQYRKPQLALVFADLLVDPQQLLMVTIANALREVGYEIQVYSIEDGPAYDVWQNIGIPVTVLKFNPSGIGVDWLNYNGILVSSLEAKSVFSSFMQEPFKSLPLIWTIHERALAVRSRQYTSAGQTELVNDWKNVFNRATVVVFPNYALPMIYSTFDTGNYYVIPGSPADAWKGENAMYLYKDNQRASMGYGPNEVLIAIVGSQFMYRGLWLEHALILQALLPLFADFSSDNDSISHPKIIVLSSDSASNYSMAVEKIALNLRYPSGVVKHVAVHGDVDGVLSMTDLVIYGSFLEEPSFPEILIKAMSHGKPIVAPDLSSIRKYVDNRVNGYLFPKENISVLTQIILQMISKGKLSPLALNIASIGRGTVKNMMVQETIEGYAMLLENVLKFPSEVAPPKAVIELPSKLKEEWQWNLFVNLQNSTLEDKSSKFLNNLEEQWNHSQRKKFGSPVAMNDSFSYEIWGEENKMHIFDTKRRREEQELKDRTDQSRGTWEDVYRNAKRADRARNDLHERDERELERTGQPLCIYEPYFGEGTWPFLHRSSLYRGIGLSTKGRRPRMDDVDGPSRLELLKNSYYRDILGEYGAFFAIANRIDHLHKNAWIGFQSWRATARKASLSEVAETSLLGAIEKRKYGDALYFWVRMDKDPRNSLQQDFWSFCDAINAGNCKFAFSETLKTIYGIRTELNSLPPMPEDGGTWSVMQSWALPTKSFLEFVMFSRMFVDALDAQMYDEHHQSGHCYLSFSKVTCLFALIFSFKQGIGVCES, via the exons ATGAGAATGTACATGGGTTCTTTAGAAAGTCCAATTTCATTGAAGAGAGCTGGTAGTAGGAACGAAAGGAACCCTTTTTTGAGCCGAACTAGATCAAGGTTTTCTCGTTTCTTGCTCTTCAACAAGCTAGATTACATCCAATGGATTTGCACAGTTgttgtttttctcttctttgtggTGTTCTTTCAGATGTTTTTGCCTGGTTCAGTAATGGACAAATCTCCAGATTCCTTGGATGATAAAGATTTGGTATTTCGTGAATTGGGATACTTGAAAGAGATGGGTGGGTTAGATTTTGGTGAAGATATCACTTTGGAACCCTGTAAGCTTTTACAGAAATTTCAGAGTCAAAATAAACAACTCAACTTGGAATCTTCATCTGCTCTCAACCGTAGCCAACACCGTTTCCAATATAGAAAGCCTCAGCTTGCATTG GTGTTTGCTGATCTATTGGTTGACCCACAACAATTGCTAATGGTGACCATTGCAAATGCATTGAGAGAGGTTGGTTATGAAATTCAG GTCTACTCCATTGAAGATGGTCCTGCGTACGATGTCTGGCAAAACATTGGAATTCCAGTCACCGTTCTTAAATTCAATCCCAGTGGGATTGGTGTTGATTGGCTCAA CTATAATGGCATACTTGTTAGCTCCCTTGAGGCCAAGAGTGTTTTCTCAAG TTTTATGCAGGAACCTTTTAAATCTCTTCCACTTATATGGACCATCCATGAAAGAGCTCTTGCTGTTCGCTCAAGACAATACACATCAGCAGGGCAGACTGAGCTTGTGAATGATTGGAAAAATGTTTTCAATCGTGCTACTGTTGTTGTCTTCCCAAACTATGCGCTTCCG ATGATCTATTCTACATTTGATACTGGAAATTATTATGTTATTCCTGGTTCTCCTGCTGATGCATGGAAAGGAGAGAATGCAATGTATTTGTACAAAGATAATCAGCGTGCGAGTATGGGCTATGGACCTAATGAAGTGCTTATTGCAATTGTTGGAAGTCAATTTATGTACAGAGGCTTGTGGTTGGAGCATGCACTTATTTTACAGGCTTTATTGCCGCTCTTTGCTGACTTTTCTTCTGATAATGATTCTATTTCCCACcctaaaatcattgttttaagcAGTGATTCAGCAAGCAACTACAGCATGGCTGTTGAG AAAATTGCTCTTAACTTAAGATATCCCAGTGGGGTGGTGAAGCATGTAGCTGTTCATGGAGATGTTGATGGCGTTCTGAGCATGACTGACCTTGTGATATATGGCTCGTTTCTTGAGGAGCCTTCATTTCCAGAAATTTTGATAAAAGCCATGAGCCATGGGAAACCGATCGTAGCACCAGATCTCTCCAGTATAAGGAAATAT GTAGATAACAGGGTAAACGGTTATCTTTTCCCTAAGGAGAATATTAGTGTTCTGACACAGATCATATTGCAAATGATATCCAAAGGGAAATTGTCACCATTGGCTCTAAACATTGCTTCGATTGGGAGAGGAACTGTTAAAAATATGATGGTTCAGGAAACTATTGAAGGATATGCGATGCTACTGGAAAATGTTCTCAAGTTTCCATCAGAAGTTGCACCTCCTAAGGCTGTTATAGAACTTCCTTCAAAGTTGAAGGAAGAATGGCAATGGAATCTATTTGTGAATCTTCAGAATTCTACACTTGAAGACAAGAGTTccaaatttttaaacaatttagaGGAGCAGTGGAACCATTCTCAAAGAAAGAAGTTCGGTTCGCCAGTTGCTATGAATGATTCATTTTCATATGAGATTTGGGGGGAAGAAAACAAGATGCATATTTTCGATACTAAAAGGAGACGAGAGGAACAAGAG TTGAAAGATAGAACTGATCAATCTCGTGGCACCTGGGAGGATGTATATCGAAATGCCAAGAGGGCTGATCGTGCAAGGAATGACCTGCATGAAAGGGATGAGAGGGAACTCGAAAGGACTGGTCAACCATTGTGTATCTATGAACCTTACTTTGGTGAAGGAACATGGCCTTTCCTGCACCGAAGTTCTCTTTATCGTGGAATTGGATTG TCCACCAAAGGTCGAAGACCCAGGATGGATGATGTTGATGGACCATCTCGTTTGGAACTTCTTAAAAACTCCTACTACCGAGATATTCTTGGTGAATATGGGGCCTTTTTTGCAATTGCTAACCGGATTGACCACCTACATAAGAATGCCTGGATAGGGTTTCAGTCATGGAGAGCAACGGCTAGGAAG GCATCCTTGTCTGAAGTTGCTGAGACATCATTGTTAGGCGCCATTGAAAAGCGTAAGTATGGTGATGCTCTGTACTTTTGGGTTCGGATGGATAAGGATCCTAGAAACAGCTTGCAGCAGGActtttggtcattttgtgatgctataaatgctggaaattgcaA GTTTGCATTCTCTGAGACTCTTAAAACGATATATGGCATAAGGACCGAATTGAATTCTTTGCCACCCATGCCTGAAGATGGAGGCACATGGTCTGTCATGCAGAGTTGGGCTTTGCCGACAAAGTCCTTTCTCGAGTTTGTCATGTTTTCAAG GATGTTTGTGGATGCATTAGATGCACAGATGTATGATGAGCACCATCAAAGTGGTCACTGTTATCTAAGTTTCTCAAAGGTAACTTGCTTATTTGCATTGATCTTCTCTTTCAAACAAGGTAT TGGTGTATGTGAATCCTGA
- the LOC107911570 gene encoding uncharacterized protein isoform X1 → MRMYMGSLESPISLKRAGSRNERNPFLSRTRSRFSRFLLFNKLDYIQWICTVVVFLFFVVFFQMFLPGSVMDKSPDSLDDKDLVFRELGYLKEMGGLDFGEDITLEPCKLLQKFQSQNKQLNLESSSALNRSQHRFQYRKPQLALVFADLLVDPQQLLMVTIANALREVGYEIQVYSIEDGPAYDVWQNIGIPVTVLKFNPSGIGVDWLNYNGILVSSLEAKSVFSSFMQEPFKSLPLIWTIHERALAVRSRQYTSAGQTELVNDWKNVFNRATVVVFPNYALPMIYSTFDTGNYYVIPGSPADAWKGENAMYLYKDNQRASMGYGPNEVLIAIVGSQFMYRGLWLEHALILQALLPLFADFSSDNDSISHPKIIVLSSDSASNYSMAVEKIALNLRYPSGVVKHVAVHGDVDGVLSMTDLVIYGSFLEEPSFPEILIKAMSHGKPIVAPDLSSIRKYVDNRVNGYLFPKENISVLTQIILQMISKGKLSPLALNIASIGRGTVKNMMVQETIEGYAMLLENVLKFPSEVAPPKAVIELPSKLKEEWQWNLFVNLQNSTLEDKSSKFLNNLEEQWNHSQRKKFGSPVAMNDSFSYEIWGEENKMHIFDTKRRREEQELKDRTDQSRGTWEDVYRNAKRADRARNDLHERDERELERTGQPLCIYEPYFGEGTWPFLHRSSLYRGIGLSTKGRRPRMDDVDGPSRLELLKNSYYRDILGEYGAFFAIANRIDHLHKNAWIGFQSWRATARKASLSEVAETSLLGAIEKRKYGDALYFWVRMDKDPRNSLQQDFWSFCDAINAGNCKFAFSETLKTIYGIRTELNSLPPMPEDGGTWSVMQSWALPTKSFLEFVMFSRMFVDALDAQMYDEHHQSGHCYLSFSKDKHCYSRMLELLINVWAYHSARRMVYVNPESGVMQEYHIFKDRRGKMWVKWFALNTLKAMDEDLAEEADSDHSKRRWIWPSTGEVVWQGVLDRERNIRNRQKEKRKQKSKDKQERMRHKHRQKALGKYVKPLPEEDMEISNSTLLTSN, encoded by the exons ATGAGAATGTACATGGGTTCTTTAGAAAGTCCAATTTCATTGAAGAGAGCTGGTAGTAGGAACGAAAGGAACCCTTTTTTGAGCCGAACTAGATCAAGGTTTTCTCGTTTCTTGCTCTTCAACAAGCTAGATTACATCCAATGGATTTGCACAGTTgttgtttttctcttctttgtggTGTTCTTTCAGATGTTTTTGCCTGGTTCAGTAATGGACAAATCTCCAGATTCCTTGGATGATAAAGATTTGGTATTTCGTGAATTGGGATACTTGAAAGAGATGGGTGGGTTAGATTTTGGTGAAGATATCACTTTGGAACCCTGTAAGCTTTTACAGAAATTTCAGAGTCAAAATAAACAACTCAACTTGGAATCTTCATCTGCTCTCAACCGTAGCCAACACCGTTTCCAATATAGAAAGCCTCAGCTTGCATTG GTGTTTGCTGATCTATTGGTTGACCCACAACAATTGCTAATGGTGACCATTGCAAATGCATTGAGAGAGGTTGGTTATGAAATTCAG GTCTACTCCATTGAAGATGGTCCTGCGTACGATGTCTGGCAAAACATTGGAATTCCAGTCACCGTTCTTAAATTCAATCCCAGTGGGATTGGTGTTGATTGGCTCAA CTATAATGGCATACTTGTTAGCTCCCTTGAGGCCAAGAGTGTTTTCTCAAG TTTTATGCAGGAACCTTTTAAATCTCTTCCACTTATATGGACCATCCATGAAAGAGCTCTTGCTGTTCGCTCAAGACAATACACATCAGCAGGGCAGACTGAGCTTGTGAATGATTGGAAAAATGTTTTCAATCGTGCTACTGTTGTTGTCTTCCCAAACTATGCGCTTCCG ATGATCTATTCTACATTTGATACTGGAAATTATTATGTTATTCCTGGTTCTCCTGCTGATGCATGGAAAGGAGAGAATGCAATGTATTTGTACAAAGATAATCAGCGTGCGAGTATGGGCTATGGACCTAATGAAGTGCTTATTGCAATTGTTGGAAGTCAATTTATGTACAGAGGCTTGTGGTTGGAGCATGCACTTATTTTACAGGCTTTATTGCCGCTCTTTGCTGACTTTTCTTCTGATAATGATTCTATTTCCCACcctaaaatcattgttttaagcAGTGATTCAGCAAGCAACTACAGCATGGCTGTTGAG AAAATTGCTCTTAACTTAAGATATCCCAGTGGGGTGGTGAAGCATGTAGCTGTTCATGGAGATGTTGATGGCGTTCTGAGCATGACTGACCTTGTGATATATGGCTCGTTTCTTGAGGAGCCTTCATTTCCAGAAATTTTGATAAAAGCCATGAGCCATGGGAAACCGATCGTAGCACCAGATCTCTCCAGTATAAGGAAATAT GTAGATAACAGGGTAAACGGTTATCTTTTCCCTAAGGAGAATATTAGTGTTCTGACACAGATCATATTGCAAATGATATCCAAAGGGAAATTGTCACCATTGGCTCTAAACATTGCTTCGATTGGGAGAGGAACTGTTAAAAATATGATGGTTCAGGAAACTATTGAAGGATATGCGATGCTACTGGAAAATGTTCTCAAGTTTCCATCAGAAGTTGCACCTCCTAAGGCTGTTATAGAACTTCCTTCAAAGTTGAAGGAAGAATGGCAATGGAATCTATTTGTGAATCTTCAGAATTCTACACTTGAAGACAAGAGTTccaaatttttaaacaatttagaGGAGCAGTGGAACCATTCTCAAAGAAAGAAGTTCGGTTCGCCAGTTGCTATGAATGATTCATTTTCATATGAGATTTGGGGGGAAGAAAACAAGATGCATATTTTCGATACTAAAAGGAGACGAGAGGAACAAGAG TTGAAAGATAGAACTGATCAATCTCGTGGCACCTGGGAGGATGTATATCGAAATGCCAAGAGGGCTGATCGTGCAAGGAATGACCTGCATGAAAGGGATGAGAGGGAACTCGAAAGGACTGGTCAACCATTGTGTATCTATGAACCTTACTTTGGTGAAGGAACATGGCCTTTCCTGCACCGAAGTTCTCTTTATCGTGGAATTGGATTG TCCACCAAAGGTCGAAGACCCAGGATGGATGATGTTGATGGACCATCTCGTTTGGAACTTCTTAAAAACTCCTACTACCGAGATATTCTTGGTGAATATGGGGCCTTTTTTGCAATTGCTAACCGGATTGACCACCTACATAAGAATGCCTGGATAGGGTTTCAGTCATGGAGAGCAACGGCTAGGAAG GCATCCTTGTCTGAAGTTGCTGAGACATCATTGTTAGGCGCCATTGAAAAGCGTAAGTATGGTGATGCTCTGTACTTTTGGGTTCGGATGGATAAGGATCCTAGAAACAGCTTGCAGCAGGActtttggtcattttgtgatgctataaatgctggaaattgcaA GTTTGCATTCTCTGAGACTCTTAAAACGATATATGGCATAAGGACCGAATTGAATTCTTTGCCACCCATGCCTGAAGATGGAGGCACATGGTCTGTCATGCAGAGTTGGGCTTTGCCGACAAAGTCCTTTCTCGAGTTTGTCATGTTTTCAAG GATGTTTGTGGATGCATTAGATGCACAGATGTATGATGAGCACCATCAAAGTGGTCACTGTTATCTAAGTTTCTCAAAG GACAAGCATTGCTACTCAAGGATGCTCGAGCTACTTATAAATGTTTGGGCATACCACAGTGCACGACGGATGGTGTATGTGAATCCTGAGAGCGGTGTGATGCAAGAATACCACATATTCAAAGATCGGAGAGGTAAAATGTGGGTGAAATGGTTTGCCTTGAACACTTTAAAGGCGATGGATGAGGATTTGGCGGAGGAGGCAGATTCAGACCACTCAAAGAGAAGATGGATATGGCCATCGACAGGGGAGGTTGTGTGGCAAGGCGTACTGGATCGAGAGAGGAACATACGCAACCGTCAGAAAGAGAAAAGGAAGCAGAAAAGCAAGGATAAACAAGAGCGGATGAGGCATAAACACCGTCAAAAGGCCTTAGGTAAGTATGTGAAACCCCTTCCAGAAGAAGATATGGAAATTTCAAATTcaacattattaacatctaacTAG